The following proteins are co-located in the Fusobacteria bacterium ZRK30 genome:
- a CDS encoding iron ABC transporter permease, which yields MKLKTFLLFLLLGILTIIFALSSGVIKVNPLITLKILINSITTHNFFDVTWNQNLETILLKLRLPRIFLAFLVGGGLSLVGVLMQALTKNSLADPYILGVSSGASTGAVLSLIIGINIGGLGTPFMAFLGAVTAAVLVFRIANIGGNYSSTKLVLTGIAISSMFSSITTFITFSAQNGDLYTALFWIVGSLSGAKWSSIYILTVLLLIVFGITMFFNRELDILLLGEESSKILGVNTNKIRIIIILTSTLLTGILVSISGVIGFIGLIIPHISRKLTSSKHRVLIPVSIFLGGFFLTLADTFSRVVMSPNELPVGIVTSFLGAPFFLWIMKKSIYNFNK from the coding sequence ATGAAATTAAAAACTTTTCTTCTTTTCCTACTTTTAGGAATTTTAACCATAATCTTCGCCTTATCCAGCGGTGTCATAAAGGTAAATCCCTTGATTACACTAAAAATTCTTATCAATTCCATTACAACTCACAATTTTTTCGATGTCACTTGGAATCAAAATTTAGAAACAATCTTATTAAAACTTCGATTACCTCGTATATTCTTGGCGTTCCTAGTAGGAGGAGGATTATCCTTGGTTGGAGTTCTCATGCAGGCCCTTACAAAGAATTCTCTGGCTGACCCATATATCTTAGGAGTTTCCAGTGGAGCTTCTACAGGTGCAGTTTTATCCCTTATTATAGGTATCAATATTGGTGGTTTAGGTACTCCATTTATGGCATTTCTAGGTGCTGTAACAGCTGCGGTCTTGGTTTTTAGGATTGCTAACATAGGTGGTAATTATAGTTCTACCAAACTGGTTCTTACAGGTATCGCTATCTCCTCTATGTTTTCGTCTATCACTACTTTTATAACTTTCTCTGCCCAAAATGGAGATCTGTATACAGCACTCTTTTGGATTGTTGGTAGTTTGAGTGGAGCTAAATGGTCATCTATCTATATTTTAACTGTCTTACTCCTAATTGTCTTTGGAATAACTATGTTTTTTAATCGTGAATTGGATATTCTTCTTTTAGGAGAGGAAAGTTCCAAGATTTTAGGTGTCAACACCAATAAGATAAGAATTATAATTATTCTTACATCTACCCTCCTCACAGGGATATTAGTTTCCATAAGTGGCGTAATAGGATTTATTGGTCTTATTATCCCCCATATTTCAAGAAAATTAACAAGTTCTAAACATAGAGTTCTTATCCCGGTATCTATATTTTTAGGTGGTTTTTTTCTTACTCTGGCCGATACCTTTTCCAGGGTAGTGATGTCTCCCAATGAACTTCCAGTAGGGATTGTTACATCGTTTTTAGGAGCACCATTCTTTTTATGGATCATGAAAAAGAGTATCTATAATTTTAATAAATAA
- a CDS encoding ABC transporter ATP-binding protein has translation MKLKIENLSFEIDSTKILKDINFQIKKGEFVGVIGPNGCGKSTLLKNIYNILTPTNGSIFIDNTSIDDFSSKELATKISTLTQHSGGDFDFSIIDIVLMGRYAHSSMFSSTSKKDLKIAKDALNKVGLSHFENRSFLSLSGGEQQRVMIARAIAGENDFFILDEPTNHLDIKYQLEIMDIMKSLDITMFSAIHDMNIAATYCDKLILLKEGNIIAIGTPAEVLSKENFKEVFGVEVYLSTNPYTDKLSINYIPKCFSTK, from the coding sequence TTGAAATTAAAAATTGAAAACCTAAGTTTTGAAATAGATAGTACGAAAATTTTAAAGGATATAAATTTCCAGATAAAAAAAGGGGAATTCGTCGGCGTTATAGGCCCCAACGGATGCGGTAAATCTACCCTGTTAAAAAATATATACAATATACTAACTCCTACCAATGGCAGTATATTCATCGACAATACCTCTATAGATGATTTTTCCTCTAAGGAGTTAGCAACGAAAATATCCACCCTTACACAGCATTCAGGGGGAGACTTTGATTTCTCCATCATCGATATTGTCCTTATGGGAAGATATGCTCATTCTTCCATGTTTTCCTCAACATCAAAAAAAGATCTAAAGATAGCCAAAGATGCTTTGAATAAAGTAGGGTTATCTCACTTTGAAAACAGAAGTTTTCTCAGTCTTTCTGGAGGAGAACAACAAAGAGTTATGATTGCCAGAGCCATTGCAGGGGAAAATGATTTCTTTATCTTAGATGAGCCTACAAATCATTTGGATATTAAATATCAATTAGAGATAATGGATATTATGAAATCTTTAGATATAACTATGTTTTCTGCAATCCATGATATGAATATTGCAGCTACATACTGTGATAAACTTATCCTTTTGAAGGAGGGAAATATAATAGCTATCGGTACTCCTGCTGAAGTTTTATCCAAAGAAAATTTTAAAGAAGTATTCGGTGTAGAAGTCTATCTGTCTACCAACCCATATACCGATAAACTTTCTATTAACTATATCCCAAAATGTTTTTCCACTAAATAA
- the pelG gene encoding exopolysaccharide Pel transporter PelG produces MAGIGFELRKLFYDDDSFSGYIKAVTFSTFISVGPFIAMVLSINILILVSKLVFNNPSEQLLFITTLVYSFIFSQLISFPFQFFVTRYISDRFYEKEYKRVRPSFIGISKIIIILSLILGIMFFGMKELPLYYKYLSIGILITLSLLWTITTYISILKDYVYISKIYFYSTILSVIVFFITTKYPIMFYEHRVAGNMLVSFFIGILFSLHMLTNYFFSIFREGEGGEYEFLGYLKNYSSLLFTGLFYILGTWSHIIINWFSPWAVNIGYGFKVTLHYENAVFYSFLLTIPSIVFFVVFIETRFFDIYQKYYALTLKNGTLDDVEKERKKMRRKLYKEIFYALQIQIFITITALLFSRYFIIYYGVPAELVEIFKIVSLGAIANIYIIILISIFFYFNALRSALKVTGLFCFLNTFFTLVFINFGEKYIGFGFFLGSVISVLYALQLFDKVIDRLNYTTFYSQNFALKHSGRSLSKIIGKMNHGVSLRWKERYLKVGLSVSVFLLIIFSYQILK; encoded by the coding sequence ATGGCTGGAATAGGTTTTGAGCTAAGAAAATTATTCTACGATGATGATTCTTTTTCAGGGTATATAAAAGCGGTAACATTTTCTACTTTTATCTCAGTAGGACCATTTATAGCAATGGTATTGTCTATAAATATATTGATTTTAGTATCGAAATTAGTTTTTAATAATCCTTCGGAACAACTGTTATTTATAACAACACTGGTGTATAGTTTTATTTTTTCCCAGTTAATAAGCTTCCCATTTCAATTTTTTGTAACCAGGTATATATCTGACAGGTTTTATGAAAAGGAATATAAGAGGGTAAGGCCATCATTTATAGGGATCAGTAAAATAATAATAATATTGTCGTTGATTTTAGGAATAATGTTTTTTGGAATGAAAGAGCTGCCCTTATATTATAAATATCTGTCAATAGGGATACTTATAACTTTATCACTCTTGTGGACCATTACAACTTATATAAGTATACTAAAAGATTATGTATATATATCAAAAATATATTTTTATTCAACTATTTTATCTGTGATAGTATTCTTCATTACGACTAAATACCCCATTATGTTTTATGAACATAGGGTAGCAGGAAATATGCTGGTCTCCTTTTTTATAGGAATCTTGTTTTCGCTGCATATGCTGACAAACTATTTTTTCAGTATATTCAGAGAAGGAGAGGGGGGAGAATATGAGTTCTTGGGATATTTAAAAAATTATTCAAGTTTATTATTTACAGGTTTATTTTATATTTTAGGGACCTGGTCTCATATAATTATAAATTGGTTTTCACCATGGGCTGTTAATATAGGGTATGGCTTTAAAGTAACTTTACACTATGAAAATGCTGTATTTTATTCGTTTTTACTGACAATACCCAGTATTGTATTTTTCGTAGTATTTATTGAAACAAGATTTTTTGATATATATCAAAAATATTATGCACTTACTCTAAAAAATGGAACTTTAGATGACGTAGAAAAAGAGAGAAAAAAAATGCGTAGAAAGTTGTATAAAGAGATATTTTATGCCCTGCAAATACAGATTTTTATTACAATAACAGCGCTTTTATTTTCCAGGTATTTTATTATTTATTATGGCGTACCTGCAGAATTGGTAGAGATATTTAAAATTGTTTCTTTAGGTGCAATAGCGAATATATATATAATAATCCTAATTTCTATTTTCTTTTATTTCAATGCACTAAGAAGTGCACTAAAAGTTACAGGGTTGTTTTGTTTCCTAAATACATTTTTCACTCTAGTTTTTATAAATTTTGGGGAAAAATATATAGGATTTGGCTTTTTCTTGGGATCTGTAATATCAGTATTATATGCTCTGCAGCTTTTTGATAAAGTTATAGACAGGTTGAATTATACAACTTTTTATTCTCAAAATTTTGCACTAAAACATAGTGGGCGATCACTATCAAAAATAATAGGTAAGATGAATCATGGAGTTAGTTTGAGGTGGAAAGAGAGATATCTTAAAGTAGGTTTATCAGTGTCGGTTTTTTTATTGATAATCTTTAGTTATCAAATTTTAAAATAA
- the pelF gene encoding GT4 family glycosyltransferase PelF — translation MKRQVICIIAEGSYPYVVGGVSSWIHQLINGHPEKDFKILSILPSEKEEGKVRYKLPSNLLEVRTIYLADIYEDRVVKKKFMKYDEREEDVISRFINMELSDDTKKALELISNKEKSSVFDFTTSDFFWKKICSKYKNEYTEKEFNNFYWSYKSVFMFLMNVLQNEIPKADLYHSVSTGYAGVLGVLAKIKYDKPYYLTEHGIYAREREEDIIKSHWVGDDFKKIWIDYFYFLSKIAYKYSDKIISLFKYNSDLQILFGAPKEKTFVVSNGVDVDYFSNIKKEKTEKFVVGSILRVVPIKDVKMMIKAFKIVTNTIKNAELYLIGPYEEDQDYYEECMELIDDLKLNSRIIFTGRVNVMDYLGKLDIFLLSSISEGQPLSMLEAMSVKLPIIATDVGDCRGVLTSHKEIGCAGVIVPPTSYTAMATEIIALYKNQTRLKLLGERGCEIVNKYYRADQFLNIYTKLYEEGWG, via the coding sequence ATGAAGAGACAGGTGATATGTATAATAGCAGAAGGTAGTTACCCCTACGTAGTTGGAGGGGTATCTAGTTGGATCCACCAATTGATAAATGGACATCCAGAAAAAGATTTTAAGATATTATCTATTTTACCGAGTGAGAAGGAGGAAGGGAAAGTAAGGTATAAACTGCCTTCAAATTTATTGGAAGTCCGGACTATATATCTTGCAGATATATATGAAGATAGGGTGGTTAAAAAAAAATTCATGAAATATGATGAAAGAGAGGAGGATGTAATATCTAGATTTATAAATATGGAATTATCCGATGACACCAAAAAAGCATTAGAACTTATCAGCAATAAGGAAAAAAGCAGTGTTTTTGATTTTACAACAAGTGACTTTTTTTGGAAGAAGATATGTTCTAAGTATAAAAATGAGTATACAGAAAAAGAATTTAATAACTTCTATTGGTCCTATAAATCGGTCTTTATGTTTTTAATGAATGTTTTGCAGAATGAAATCCCGAAAGCTGATCTATATCATTCAGTTTCAACTGGATATGCAGGAGTACTGGGAGTATTAGCTAAGATTAAATATGATAAACCCTATTATTTAACGGAACATGGGATATATGCAAGGGAAAGAGAGGAAGATATAATTAAATCTCATTGGGTAGGGGATGATTTTAAAAAGATATGGATAGATTATTTTTATTTTTTATCAAAAATTGCATATAAATATTCCGATAAGATCATATCTCTTTTTAAATATAACAGCGATCTGCAGATATTATTTGGAGCACCTAAAGAAAAAACTTTTGTAGTTTCAAATGGAGTAGATGTCGATTATTTTTCCAATATAAAAAAAGAAAAAACTGAAAAGTTTGTTGTCGGTTCTATTTTGAGGGTGGTACCCATAAAAGATGTAAAGATGATGATAAAGGCTTTTAAGATCGTTACAAATACTATAAAAAATGCAGAACTATATCTTATAGGTCCCTATGAAGAAGATCAGGATTACTATGAGGAATGCATGGAATTAATAGATGATTTAAAATTAAATTCTCGGATAATCTTTACCGGGAGAGTAAATGTGATGGATTATCTAGGGAAGCTGGATATTTTTTTACTTTCATCTATATCAGAGGGGCAACCCTTATCTATGCTGGAAGCTATGTCAGTTAAGTTACCTATTATAGCTACAGATGTAGGAGACTGTCGAGGTGTATTGACTAGTCATAAAGAGATAGGGTGTGCAGGTGTAATAGTTCCCCCGACATCTTATACAGCAATGGCAACAGAAATCATAGCTCTTTATAAAAATCAAACCAGATTAAAATTATTAGGGGAGAGAGGGTGTGAAATAGTAAATAAATATTATCGAGCAGATCAATTTTTAAATATATATACTAAACTATATGAGGAAGGGTGGGGTTAA
- a CDS encoding DUF2194 domain-containing protein — MKIKYLVGLMLVLGLSLQFFRVNELNEMVDIKQGYKYKEVTYSDSKDIPHGELKHLVLISHIDSDSQREMALNIKEVFKYAKVSYDINYLSKLKKGEVYRYESIIISTDDYKYLKKDIYEEIRDYVADGGNLIILMNSYFNPFNEIAGIEKLKGFTVGSGLKFKKNIFPGIYETKIMGEEAESITNSLLDVSLNKDVEVIAETFEGYPIIFQRKIGDGKVVYSNATFFVDRSVNGILIQLISYGNSIFLQNIVNTKVVDIDDFPAPLPSGKNELIYSQYRMNTRNFFREIWWPDMKKLAVANNLIYTGYIIGTYENINKKENFTAFNEINIQDKIYFGRELLALNGEIGIHGYNHQPLGLREELNHNYNYKDWETEEDMAESIVRIRENLKGMYSGLEARIYVPPSNMLGATGKKVLKENLPSLEVLSGIYSGTEEKGLLITHIGWDKDQPSLYNFPRFSSGVLYNDVMMLNIYNGIALYGIFHHFIHPDDILDEQRGEGKDWKTLKKEMSLYFENVNDKFGFLRAQTAYDGYREVLKLDRLKVHIFKKKGSIDVYFERFPGKTYHYLRLRNNEVKEVIGGEFQLISYDGNSTLYLLEADKNKISIILK, encoded by the coding sequence ATGAAGATTAAATACTTAGTAGGGCTGATGCTTGTTCTGGGATTGAGTTTACAATTTTTTAGGGTAAATGAATTAAATGAGATGGTAGATATAAAACAGGGATATAAATATAAAGAGGTAACATATTCAGATTCAAAAGATATCCCCCATGGAGAATTAAAGCATTTGGTTTTGATATCCCATATAGATTCAGACTCTCAAAGGGAGATGGCTCTCAATATAAAAGAAGTTTTTAAGTATGCAAAGGTATCCTATGATATAAACTATCTAAGTAAATTAAAAAAAGGAGAGGTCTATAGGTATGAGAGTATAATTATATCTACCGATGACTATAAATATCTGAAAAAAGATATATATGAAGAGATAAGAGATTATGTAGCTGATGGTGGGAATTTAATTATTTTAATGAATTCTTATTTTAACCCTTTTAATGAGATTGCAGGGATTGAAAAATTAAAAGGATTTACCGTTGGATCTGGGCTTAAATTTAAAAAAAATATCTTTCCAGGAATATATGAAACAAAAATAATGGGAGAGGAAGCAGAGAGCATAACTAACTCTCTGCTGGATGTCAGCTTAAACAAGGATGTTGAGGTAATAGCTGAAACCTTTGAAGGTTATCCGATAATTTTTCAGAGAAAAATAGGAGATGGAAAGGTAGTTTATTCCAACGCAACATTTTTTGTAGACAGGTCTGTTAATGGAATTTTAATACAATTGATCTCCTATGGAAATAGTATTTTCTTACAAAATATTGTAAATACCAAGGTGGTAGATATAGATGATTTCCCGGCTCCATTACCTAGCGGGAAAAATGAATTAATCTATTCCCAGTATAGGATGAATACACGAAATTTCTTTCGTGAAATATGGTGGCCGGATATGAAAAAACTGGCTGTAGCTAATAATCTTATCTATACAGGTTATATCATTGGAACTTATGAAAATATTAATAAAAAGGAAAATTTTACTGCATTTAATGAGATAAATATACAGGATAAAATATACTTTGGAAGGGAACTACTAGCTTTAAATGGAGAGATAGGTATTCATGGATACAATCATCAGCCATTGGGATTGAGAGAGGAATTAAATCATAACTATAACTATAAAGACTGGGAAACAGAGGAGGATATGGCTGAAAGTATTGTAAGGATAAGGGAGAATTTAAAAGGAATGTACAGTGGTTTAGAAGCGAGGATCTACGTGCCTCCATCAAATATGTTAGGAGCTACAGGGAAGAAAGTACTGAAAGAGAACCTTCCTTCTCTGGAAGTACTTTCTGGAATCTATAGTGGAACAGAGGAAAAAGGACTCTTGATCACCCATATAGGCTGGGACAAAGACCAGCCAAGTTTATATAATTTTCCAAGGTTTAGTTCCGGGGTTCTCTATAACGATGTCATGATGCTAAATATCTATAATGGAATAGCCCTCTATGGAATATTTCATCATTTTATCCATCCGGATGATATTTTAGATGAACAGAGAGGAGAAGGAAAAGATTGGAAGACTTTAAAAAAAGAGATGTCTTTATATTTTGAAAATGTAAATGATAAATTTGGTTTTTTAAGGGCTCAGACAGCCTATGATGGGTATAGAGAAGTTCTTAAACTGGATAGACTTAAAGTTCATATATTTAAAAAGAAAGGAAGTATAGATGTTTATTTTGAAAGATTTCCAGGGAAAACGTATCACTATCTCAGGCTAAGAAATAATGAGGTAAAAGAAGTTATTGGAGGGGAATTTCAGTTGATCAGTTATGATGGAAATAGTACTCTTTATTTATTGGAAGCGGATAAAAATAAAATATCCATTATATTAAAGTAG
- a CDS encoding endo alpha-1,4 polygalactosaminidase has translation MKKLILLISFIMIGVTLLGTDEKTEMKKLILKIRDKSPENFIMISQNGTDIFFQEKGKVDKELLGAVDGITQESLFYGYPKYGERTPYEERRSLLKKLRILKSLNKMVMTVNYTNSSYGKWRSRSLAEEEEFLNYCPKEREAAGISEKLFFENKDDILDISQAKNFLYLLNPVNFRYRKEYINALSQTKYDVIIIDMYFHGIKLTAEDIEKLRKKPQGGQRLVIGYFSIGEAEDYREYWKGGWDRKLPNWISHENENWEGNYIVKYWSKEWKKIVDEMLIKFIDTGFDGVFLDTIDTYESFEKEE, from the coding sequence ATGAAAAAATTAATATTGTTGATCAGTTTTATAATGATAGGAGTTACTTTATTGGGAACAGATGAAAAAACAGAGATGAAAAAATTGATATTAAAGATAAGGGATAAAAGTCCGGAGAACTTTATTATGATCTCACAGAATGGGACGGATATTTTTTTTCAGGAAAAGGGTAAGGTAGACAAAGAACTCTTAGGGGCTGTAGATGGAATAACCCAGGAATCGTTATTTTATGGTTATCCTAAATATGGAGAGAGGACCCCCTATGAGGAGAGAAGAAGTCTTTTAAAAAAATTAAGGATATTAAAAAGTTTAAATAAGATGGTAATGACTGTAAATTATACAAATAGCAGTTACGGAAAATGGAGGAGTAGAAGTTTGGCAGAGGAGGAGGAATTTTTAAATTATTGCCCAAAGGAAAGGGAAGCAGCAGGAATATCAGAAAAGCTATTTTTTGAAAATAAGGATGATATACTTGATATTTCTCAGGCTAAAAATTTCTTATACCTATTAAATCCCGTGAATTTCAGGTATAGGAAAGAATATATAAACGCACTATCCCAGACAAAATATGATGTGATCATAATAGATATGTACTTCCATGGTATTAAATTAACTGCTGAAGACATAGAAAAATTAAGGAAAAAACCCCAGGGAGGGCAAAGGCTGGTTATCGGCTACTTTAGTATTGGAGAGGCTGAAGATTATAGGGAATATTGGAAAGGTGGGTGGGATAGAAAACTACCTAATTGGATCTCCCATGAAAATGAAAATTGGGAAGGGAACTATATTGTTAAATACTGGTCGAAAGAGTGGAAGAAAATAGTGGATGAGATGTTAATTAAATTTATAGATACAGGTTTTGACGGAGTATTTTTAGATACAATAGACACCTATGAAAGTTTTGAGAAGGAGGAGTAA
- the gpmI gene encoding 2,3-bisphosphoglycerate-independent phosphoglycerate mutase, with amino-acid sequence MAKKPVMLMIMDGWGINDHKEQKNAIADVHPENICKLIENYPNSRIKAAGEAVGLPDGQMGNSEVGHLNLGAGRVIYQPLVKISKDIKDGDFFQIETLKKAFNHAKKNNSAVHLGGLLSDGGVHSHIKHIYGLLEMAKKVGVEKVYIHAFLDGRDTPPQSADKYVAELEAKISEMGVGQIATITGRYYAMDRDNNYDRTKLAYDAMANGIGNTAKDGITAVKNSYADKVNDEFVMPTVIEGVDGKLKDGDVFINFNFRPDRARQITRAVNDKDFTGFVREYKEIEVLCMRQYDSTIDADIIYKDDKIVNTLGEVLAKNNLNQLRTAETEKYAHVTFFFNGGEEVAFDGEDRKLVASPKVATYDLQPEMSAYEVTDGALEALEEDKYDVVILNFANPDMVGHTGNFEAAKKAVAVVDECVAKIADKMLELDGVLMITADHGNVDLMEDPETHVPFTAHTTNDVPFILVSNRYKDAEVKDGKLADFAPTILNVLGIEVPKEMDGDILIK; translated from the coding sequence ATGGCTAAGAAACCAGTTATGTTAATGATAATGGACGGTTGGGGAATAAATGATCATAAGGAACAAAAAAATGCAATCGCAGATGTGCATCCAGAAAATATATGTAAGTTGATAGAAAACTATCCTAATTCCAGGATTAAGGCCGCAGGGGAAGCAGTAGGACTTCCAGATGGTCAAATGGGTAACTCAGAGGTAGGACATCTTAATTTGGGGGCAGGAAGGGTAATATACCAACCACTGGTTAAGATATCAAAAGATATTAAAGATGGAGATTTTTTTCAGATAGAGACATTGAAAAAAGCATTTAACCATGCCAAGAAAAATAATAGTGCTGTACATTTAGGTGGACTACTATCTGATGGTGGAGTTCATTCCCATATAAAACATATCTATGGATTGTTGGAGATGGCTAAAAAAGTAGGAGTAGAAAAAGTATATATCCATGCATTCCTTGATGGAAGAGACACTCCTCCACAATCAGCAGACAAATATGTAGCTGAATTAGAAGCTAAAATATCTGAGATGGGTGTAGGTCAAATAGCTACTATTACTGGTAGATACTATGCAATGGACAGAGATAATAACTATGACAGAACAAAGTTAGCATATGATGCTATGGCTAATGGTATTGGAAATACTGCAAAAGACGGGATTACAGCTGTTAAAAATTCATATGCAGATAAAGTAAATGATGAGTTTGTAATGCCCACAGTTATAGAAGGGGTAGACGGGAAGTTAAAGGATGGAGATGTATTTATCAACTTCAACTTCAGACCAGATAGAGCCAGACAGATCACAAGAGCTGTAAACGATAAGGACTTTACAGGTTTTGTGAGAGAATATAAAGAGATAGAAGTACTATGTATGAGACAATATGATTCAACTATAGATGCAGATATAATATATAAAGATGATAAGATAGTAAATACATTGGGAGAGGTATTAGCTAAAAATAACCTGAACCAATTGAGAACAGCAGAGACTGAAAAATATGCCCACGTTACTTTCTTCTTCAATGGAGGAGAGGAAGTAGCCTTTGACGGTGAGGATAGAAAATTAGTAGCTTCTCCTAAGGTGGCTACCTATGATTTACAGCCTGAAATGAGTGCATATGAGGTTACAGATGGCGCATTAGAGGCGTTAGAAGAGGATAAATATGATGTAGTTATATTAAATTTTGCCAATCCTGATATGGTAGGTCATACAGGAAACTTTGAGGCGGCTAAAAAAGCTGTAGCAGTAGTGGATGAGTGTGTAGCTAAGATTGCAGATAAGATGTTGGAGTTAGATGGTGTACTTATGATTACGGCAGATCATGGAAATGTAGACCTGATGGAAGATCCGGAAACCCATGTACCATTTACTGCCCATACAACCAATGATGTACCATTTATTCTGGTATCTAATAGATATAAAGATGCAGAAGTAAAAGACGGGAAATTAGCGGATTTTGCTCCGACAATATTAAATGTGTTAGGAATAGAAGTACCAAAAGAGATGGATGGAGATATACTTATAAAATAA
- the tpiA gene encoding triose-phosphate isomerase, whose translation MRKTIIAGNWKMNKTHKEAANTLKNLAELVIDKENLGGVEVIIGAPFTALESAVRATENTPIAIAAENMNANESGAFTGEISATMLKELGVEYVILGHSERRAMYGETDAIVNAKVLAALKAGLKPILCIGEQLEDRESGKTNEVNGTQLKGGLVGVSAEEMANVIVAYEPVWAIGTGVTATPEMAEETHAFVRSVLVELYGNDVAEEVTIQYGGSMKPGNAKELLAQKNIDGGLVGGAALEADSFYGIIAAGK comes from the coding sequence ATGAGAAAAACGATAATTGCAGGAAACTGGAAGATGAACAAAACACATAAAGAAGCAGCTAACACATTAAAGAACTTAGCTGAATTAGTAATAGATAAAGAAAACTTAGGTGGAGTAGAAGTAATTATAGGAGCTCCTTTTACAGCATTAGAATCAGCAGTAAGAGCTACTGAAAATACACCAATAGCTATCGCAGCAGAAAACATGAATGCGAATGAATCTGGAGCATTTACTGGAGAAATATCTGCAACTATGTTAAAAGAATTAGGAGTAGAATATGTAATCTTAGGACATTCTGAAAGAAGAGCTATGTATGGTGAAACTGATGCAATTGTAAATGCAAAAGTATTAGCTGCATTAAAAGCAGGATTAAAGCCAATCTTATGTATCGGAGAGCAATTAGAAGACAGAGAATCTGGAAAAACTAACGAAGTTAACGGAACTCAATTAAAAGGTGGATTAGTTGGAGTATCAGCTGAAGAAATGGCTAACGTAATCGTAGCATATGAGCCGGTATGGGCTATAGGAACTGGAGTAACAGCAACTCCTGAGATGGCAGAAGAAACTCATGCATTCGTAAGAAGTGTATTAGTAGAATTATACGGAAATGACGTAGCAGAAGAAGTTACTATCCAATACGGTGGATCTATGAAGCCAGGAAACGCAAAAGAATTATTAGCACAAAAAAACATAGACGGTGGATTAGTTGGAGGAGCAGCATTAGAAGCTGATTCTTTCTACGGTATCATCGCAGCAGGAAAATAA